TGAAGCAGTGGCATCAAAGGACTTGTTTTTTTTAGAatcaccggggggggggggggagtttccccacctgaatatattacTCAAATTGGCCAAAATGCCAGAGTGGTGATCCAGTTTATAAGGAAAACCAGATCGAAAACCTTAAACAAATTGACCCCGTTTATAAGGGAAACCGGGCCGAAAACCAAACAAGGCACGACCAAGCTAGCAGACATAAGACCAACACCATGAGGGACACAAGTAGATGTGGGGTGTCGTCGAGAGATCACAATACGAGGACTTTGCAAATAGCCGAACGCATCGGCGGGCAAACCGGCCCCATGGCACAACTCAGGAGCATCCACAGCCAACGAGTGTCATCCCTGACACGAACCTTGACTGGGGCTCCGCCATAGAAAGAACGGAACGAATAGCAGTTTGAGAGGCATCTTGCGCCATCCTTGAGCAAAGATGAGTCGAGACAACACCAAGAGCACCAAGCTCGCTGCAACACAACGGTAACCATGAGAGGGTCCTGAGCAACCATTACCAGAGCCGCATGAGAACACCACCACCGTAGACGAAGAGCTCCAATCAACCGAGACCATCCATGATGCCTCAAGGCTATTGGTGCAGCCGAAGGGCAACGAGCGACCGAGTCCACACCGGACGAAGAGTCACACGCTGCCAAGTCTACATCACAACACTGGCACCGCCGGCGAAGCCGAAGGGCATCAAGGAGCCGAGTCTACACCCGGATCGCTTCTCCGAGCACACCAGCAGAAGCCGGCCTCGCCACCACCACCGACCAACCCACAGTGAGCAGCCACCACACAATCCACCAAGCTGATGCCTTCAGGAAGGAATGCGTCGCGAATAGCGCCGCCATCGGCCGTTCCGGACGGACCAGGAACATGGGTTTCCCCAGGAGCCTCGAAGGGGAAGTCACTATGACAGTGATGCCTCCAAGGAGGTAAGCGGCACCCGTGGGCGTCACCATCGCCGGCTCCGGCAGGAGCTGTGGCTTTCGCCCAAGTGAGCAGACCACCTCCGAGGAGCACCGGTAGACTACGAATCGCTGCTCCCTGCACCACCACAGAGCAAGGGTCACTGCAGCCCGCCGCCGCACGTGACCAAATCCGGACCACTGCAGACCAGATCCTGCTCAGCCGCTATTGAGCAGCACCACCGCCTCAGGAGCACCGCACCTTGCCGCCGACGAAGTCGAGCAGCACCACCGCACCGCAGCCGTAAGCCTGCGAGCAGAGGACCGGGGGGCTGCCACCCCGCCCATCGAGGTCGGCCAGATCTGAGGGCCGAGCCAGGGGCCCCGCGCGCCGCCACACGAGCCGGTCCCTGACCGCCGGATCCGCTCCACGCCAGGCCAGGAGACGCCGCCGGAGGAGCCACCCACCGGACCTGCTCCCCTGGACACCGGGATGACGCCGCCGGCCGCCGAGCAGACCGAAGAAGAGCCAACCCCATCCTCCTCCGCGAGCACCCGGCGCGGCAGCAGCACCACGCCCAGGCCCGACCACCACGCCGCCCTAGCGGCCGCAgcggccgccgtcgccgcgcaGACCAAGGCCGCAATAGGGCAGTCCCAGATCGAACCCGGGTCATCCGCTGCGCCGCTCCACCACCCCAACGTCGCGCTCGAGCGGCCCAGCCACGACACGGACGAGATGCACGTCGCCGGAGCTGGCTATGCCAGATCCGAGACCCACACGAGAACACCGCCGCGGTCACCAAGGGAGGGCTCTACCGTGCCCGAGGCCTTCCCACGACGCGAGCAAGGTCTCCGCCACCACCGTCGGCCGCAGAGGCTTCGCCCTGCAGcttcctccggcggcggcggagaggagaGGGTGGATTTTGCGGCGGGGAGCTAGGGTTGCTTTTTTCCGCCCGAGCCGCTCGCACGGGAGCGACGCGGGGGCTCGTGGTGTGAATCAGTTTGTTGCATCAAAGGACTTGTGGATTTGACATTCTTTCTTTTGCACGCCAGATTGGTGCAATGACATCAATGTGATCCAACGATCTCCTTTGTTCAAGAGACTGTGATGGGGAAGCTCCACCATGCAACTACACCATCAACAGACACAACTACACCATGGGGTACAACCTTACCGATGGTATCTATTCTCAGTGGGCGATGTTTGTGAAAACCATAGCTGATCCCCAAGGCAACAAACAAAACCGCTTTTCAACAATGCAAGAGGCAGTTAGGAAAGATGTGGAAAGGGTATTTGGAGTGCTCTAAGCTCGTTGGGTTATTGTACGTGGAGATGCGATGATGTGAGAACCGGAGACACTTTGGCAGCTCATGACTTGTTGTGtaatcttgcacaacatgattgTCAAGGATGAGGGTGAAGGACCAACGCGCACGCATAATTTTGAGAAGGCCGGAACTCGTGCCTGCCTCCCGAAACAAGAGACGGAGTGCATTGTCAACTTTCTGTAGATGCATCGACAACTACGAGATCAACATGTGCATATGCCACTTCTAAATGATCTTGTTAAGCATATGTAGGTCCATACTAAAACACATTGCCTACAATTTATCAATCATGCACTATGAACAATTTTATGTTTGAACTATGTTTGGATTATTTGTATTTGTGTGAACAGAACTATGTTTGGGCAAGATGATCgacatgcatatgtttgcatgtATTTGATGTTTTAAAAATAGAGATTGTGGTTACAAACGGCTATATTTAAGGCATGTCTAGTCAGTGACCGTGGACGCGTCTAGGTACGTCAGGGATCTGGATTAGCCAATTGCGATTGTAGATGCTCTAAATCACTGGCCTTGTACTCTTCTTACTTTTCTTAGTACTTTGTAACGTTTTGGTAGTTTAAATTAAACAGTAACGGAGGAAGTCGGTACGATTTCATCATTCAATCAAACAAATATTGTGAATCAACTTGTCGGACGAGAGCTCCGAGCATCGACAGCGGGATCAATGATTGACGGCTTGACGTGCCTCGTGCCAAATTGGATACAAAAAAAAGGCTGTCGTCGATGCCAATCAGACAGTCGACCCAACCCATCGTGGGAAAGAAGCGAACCGACGACGACCTCGCGTTCCCTAGCCGAACGCGCACACGGCACGACACATCGCTCGCTCCCCGTCACCAGCCGCCCATGGAGAACGGCGGCGACGCGAAATGGCGCTTCGGGGCGGCGAACCCGGCGGTCCAGGCGAGTGGCCGGCAGAGCCTCCGCGCCCTCGTCACCCGCGTCTTTGACTGCGTCGACAGGAGCGACCTGCGGCCCGTCGCGCCGCTCGGCCACGGCGACCCCTCCGCGTTCGCGTGCTTCCGCACCGCGGCCGCCGCCGAGGAagccgtctccgccgccgtcCTCTCCGGCAAGCACAACAGATACTCCAGCGCCGGCGGCGTGCCCGACGCCCGCAGGTACCGCTGCAGCAGCCTCAGTTTCTTCTCTGTTTCAATCAGCAGAGCACCACCGCACGCACCAGTAGTAAACGCGTAGATACTATGTGCTGCTGCAGCGCCGTCGCCGCGTACCTGTCCCGCGAGCTCCCCTACGAGCTCTCGACGGGCGACGTGTTCCTCACCGCCGGCTGCAACCACGCCATCGAGATCATGATGGCCGTGCTGGCCTCGCCGGGCGCCAACGTGCTGGTGCCGAGGCCGGGGTACCCGATGTATGAGGCGCGCGCCGCGCTGTGCGGCCTCGAGTTCCGGCGCTTCGACCTCCTGCCGGAGAAGGAGTGGGAGGTGGACCTCGACGGCGTGGAGGCCCTCGCCGACGAGAACACCGTGGCCATGGTCATCGTCAATCCCAACAACCCCTGCGGGTGCGTCTACTCGTACGACCACTTGGCCAAGGTATCCAGCATCTATCTACGTACACGTCTAGCTACATCTTCTTCCTCTGATTAATTAATACGGAGACATTTCACAGATTGCAGAGACGGCGAGGAAGCTCGGGATCATGGTGATCAGCGACGAAGTGTACGACCACTGCGCGTTCGGGAGCAAGCCGTTCGTGCCGATGGGCGTGTTGGGGGAGATAGCTCCGGTGGTGACCATCGGCGGCATCTCCAAGCGGTGGATGGTGCCCGGCTGGCGACTTGGGTGGATCGCAGCCACCGATCCCAAGGGGGTCCTCAGGGACAAGAACGTACGTACCTTCGTCCTTCTTTACCCCAACCAACTTCCAAAATGTGCTCACGAGGGCACCTGACAGACAACCTCCTGATAATTTTTTTCAGGTTCTACAGTCGATCATGAGCTACTGCGCCATCTCGGTGGACGCCGTGACGTTCGTGCAGGGAGCTCTGCCGCAGATCCTCGCCAACACGGACAAGGCCTTCTTCGAGAAGGCCATGGAGGTGAtgagggaggcggcggagatATGCTACCGGAAGGTGGAGGGCATCGAGTGCATCACCTGCCCTCACAAGCCGGAGGGGTCCATGTTCGTCATGGTGAAGCTGGACCTCTCCTGCTTGGACGGCATCGCCGACGACGTCGACTTCTGCACCAAGGTCGCCCGCGAGGAGTCCGTCGTCATTTGCCCAGGTACCGTAGTACTACATTATCAATCAAATCAATCATGGATTCGGCTTATTTTGGACTGCTAATTATAGCGTGTATAGTATTGTTGTTGTCGGGTTTGCTGTTGATCACATAGCTTTCATTGTCGGCATTGATCCAAGCAACCTTACTAAAAACCAAATCAGAAGCAGAAATCCATAGTATCTAATTGTTTTTGCCTCCACCAGCATTCGTTGCTCTGTCGCCGTACGAATCAAATTATAATTGGACTAGTAGATTAATGCATCGATCGATCACAGAGAAGTTAAATGAACGTACAACAACTCTCGATCTCTCTTGTCTTTTGCAGCTGTTGCAAGCTAATAAGTTTCTTTTGCATTTCCTCTTTTATATCTTCATGCTTAAACTATCAACATATATGTTCAATGTTTTCCACGTTTCGTGTAGCTATATTGAGCAAATTGCATCCAAAGCACATCACTAGCGGTTCTGTAAACAAATATATGAGGAGTAATTCAGAATCTAGGGGTAATGACTAGAAGAAAAATGTAACGGCGACAATTCAGCAGCTAACTCAATCGACAGTGACTCGGCTTTTGCTCGAACTGAGCCTCCTTATTTACCAATCTATTTACCTCCTTTTCTTCTAATAACTTTGAATTTTCACTTGAAATTTGGCCAAACTATAAAAAAACACCTAAATGGCTGGACAAAAGGAGCTCCAAATTTTCCAAATACTAAGAAAAATAATTATATTTACTATAATGTCTTCAATTTTTACACGTTTTTTCATTCCACTTCATTTTTTTCTAAACTTTGAAAAATAGTCCAAACTCCTAAATGGCTTGGCAAAATCGGCTCAAAATTTGATTTACCATAACTTTTCCAACATGTTATGAAACTTTGAATCTTCAGTTCTTATTTGAATCTCATTGTTTAAATATCGTATGACTATTTTTTTAAATAACTGTTAGAAACAAAGCTCTTCTCCACATCCCCAAAAATAATCTTTCTACAACACATGGGCTGGTTCAATTTTACACTAATTAGCAGTAGTGGTATTCTGCAACTGAAAATTTAACACGTGCTCATGCACTACAGGGAGTGGACTAGGAATGAAGAACTGGCTCCGTATTACGTTTGCAGTCGATCCAGGCCTTCTCGAGGATGGCATGGAGAGGGTCAAGTCTTTCTGCCAAAGGCATGGCAAAGCCAAGGAGTTGAAGTGATATATGCATGGAGTGGGTTCTCCAAAATAAATGTTTGGTTGTGCATGTGCAACTCGCGTTGCATATGGGAGAAATCAAACTCAGAAGAATGTACTAGTGAAAATGCAGCACAATTATGTATCTTAATTACGGAAAACCTATGAACATGAAAAATTTGAGTTCAATGCTGGCTCCACTAGCTTACACTCCCGACTGATGAGAATATCACATGGAAACCAACACTCAAAGAAATCTTGAAAAAaaggatgttaagaggatgatgttctactgtcatgcaaaatttcaagttgaaataCGTTACAGGATGTGAGCTATGGAAAAACAAGTTCAACGATGAATAGTCATGTTACTGTTTGGCACTATTGAATGTTGTTTTTCTTTTCATAGATCACATCTCGAAtgtgtttgaatttgaattttcaCATGGCAGTAAAACATAACCGTCTTAACATCCAATATTTTTGAGTTTTTTTAAACTTCAAAGTTAAACTAATTGATAGATATGTAGTTGAACTGGTTTACCAGAAAATATAGGTTGCTCGACATAGTCAGTAGTTTGTTCAACACGATAtcaaaactgctttgtgtgaccCCAGCGTACATCCTCACTTTGAGCGACTCGTGGGGGAGGGTGAGTGGTTAAGGTTGTGCGTTGACAACCCCTCTCCACGCTCTAAACCTGCTGCCGACGCGAGCAAGCAGgccatgtaacatcccaaaaatATGAAACATGTAATGAAGAGTGTTATTTtccatcatgtttaaattcaagtTGAAATTTAGGTAAATTTAAAACCTCGAATAAAATTTCTAAATAC
The sequence above is a segment of the Aegilops tauschii subsp. strangulata cultivar AL8/78 chromosome 6, Aet v6.0, whole genome shotgun sequence genome. Coding sequences within it:
- the LOC109785695 gene encoding nicotianamine aminotransferase 1 isoform X1, which gives rise to MENGGDAKWRFGAANPAVQASGRQSLRALVTRVFDCVDRSDLRPVAPLGHGDPSAFACFRTAAAAEEAVSAAVLSGKHNRYSSAGGVPDARSAVAAYLSRELPYELSTGDVFLTAGCNHAIEIMMAVLASPGANVLVPRPGYPMYEARAALCGLEFRRFDLLPEKEWEVDLDGVEALADENTVAMVIVNPNNPCGCVYSYDHLAKIAETARKLGIMVISDEVYDHCAFGSKPFVPMGVLGEIAPVVTIGGISKRWMVPGWRLGWIAATDPKGVLRDKNVLQSIMSYCAISVDAVTFVQGALPQILANTDKAFFEKAMEVMREAAEICYRKVEGIECITCPHKPEGSMFVMVKLDLSCLDGIADDVDFCTKVAREESVVICPGSGLGMKNWLRITFAVDPGLLEDGMERVKSFCQRHGKAKELK
- the LOC109785695 gene encoding nicotianamine aminotransferase 1 isoform X2, which codes for MENGGDAKWRFGAANPAVQASGRQSLRALVTRVFDCVDRSDLRPVAPLGHGDPSAFACFRTAAAAEEAVSAAVLSGKHNRYSSAGGVPDARSAVAAYLSRELPYELSTGDVFLTAGCNHAIEIMMAVLASPGANVLVPRPGYPMYEARAALCGLEFRRFDLLPEKEWEVDLDGVEALADENTVAMVIVNPNNPCGCVYSYDHLAKIAETARKLGIMVISDEVYDHCAFGSKPFVPMGVLGEIAPVVTIGGISKRWMVPGWRLGWIAATDPKGVLRDKNSIMSYCAISVDAVTFVQGALPQILANTDKAFFEKAMEVMREAAEICYRKVEGIECITCPHKPEGSMFVMVKLDLSCLDGIADDVDFCTKVAREESVVICPGSGLGMKNWLRITFAVDPGLLEDGMERVKSFCQRHGKAKELK